The Halanaerobiaceae bacterium ANBcell28 nucleotide sequence ATTGTTTAAATTAATATTGGAGTATTTTGAACAGTATTATAGCTTATTGGTTAATGAACAGGAAAAGATTCTATTAGAAAAATGGAAAGAATATCTAAACATATTAAATGAAAATGTACTTATTATAAATAATGAAGAAAAAATAAGAGGTAGAGTAATTAATATATCCGAACGCGGTGAACTTATACTTGAGGCTGAAAATGGAAAAACACATTCTTTTTGGGCTGGAGATGTTAGTTTAAGAAAAGAAAATTAAATTAAGGGAGATGTTTAAATGATTTTAACTGTTGATATTGGTAATACTAATATAGTTCTTGGTGTAATTGAAAATGAAGAATTACTTGATGATTGGAGGATATCTACTGATAAGAATAAAACAAGTTATGAATATAGTATTTTGCTTAAAAATTTATTTAATTATGGAGAAATTGACTTAACTCAAATAAATGGTGTAGCAATTTCAAGTGTAGTGCCTCCAGTTTCTAGCTCAATATCTCGAGCAGTACAAGATCTTTTTAGTATTGAACCTTTAGTTGTTGGGCCGGGCATAAAAACAGGACTTAATATAAAAATGGATAATCCCAGAGAGGTAGGGGCTGATAGAATAGTAAATGCTGTTGCGGCTTATCAGAAGTATCAAGGACAGGCATTGATTATTGTTGATTTTGGTACTGCAACTACCTTGTGTGCAGTATCAGAAGAAGGGG carries:
- a CDS encoding type III pantothenate kinase — encoded protein: MILTVDIGNTNIVLGVIENEELLDDWRISTDKNKTSYEYSILLKNLFNYGEIDLTQINGVAISSVVPPVSSSISRAVQDLFSIEPLVVGPGIKTGLNIKMDNPREVGADRIVNAVAAYQKYQGQALIIVDFGTATTLCAVSEEGDYLGGAIAPGLGISTEALFNYAAKLPRVDLIKPKNAIGKSTVTAMQSGIIYGFVGQVEGLIKHFKEELDPNAYVIATGGLLDLIAAETELIDKTEPFLTLEGLYYIAKINRIKE